A stretch of the Desertifilum tharense IPPAS B-1220 genome encodes the following:
- the fusA gene encoding elongation factor G: MSRTVPLERVRNIGIAAHIDAGKTTTTERILFYSGMVHKLGEVHEGTAVTDWMAQERERGITITAAAISTNWREHQINIIDTPGHVDFTIEVERSMRVLDGVIAVFCSVGGVQPQSETVWRQADRYKVPRIAFVNKMDRTGSNFYKVYNQLRDRLRANAVPVQIPIGSETEFRGIVDLVRMRAKLYNDDLGKDIQEVEIPEELLEQAQEFRTKLVEAVAETDDTLTEKYLEGEEFTEEEIRTALRKGTVEGTIVPMLCGSAFKNKGVQLLLDAVIDYLPAPVDVPPIQGTLPSGEVVERRADDEAPFSALAFKIMADPYGRLTFVRVYSGVLQKGSYVLNSTKGKKERISRLIVLKADDRIEVDELRAGDLGAVLGLKDTFTGDTLCTEGAPVILESLYIPEPVISVAVEPKTKQDMEKLSKALQSLSEEDPTFRVSVDPETNQTVIAGMGELHLEILVDRMLREFKVEANVGAPQVAYRETIRKAVKAEGKFIRQSGGKGQYGHVVIELEPGDPGSGFEFVSKIVGGSVPKEYVSPAEQGMKEACESGILAGYPLIDVKATLIDGSYHDVDSSEMAFKIAGSMAIKDGVHKASPVLLEPMMKVEVEVPEDFLGDVMGDLNSRRGQIEGMGSDSGIAKVAAKVPLAEMFGYATDIRSKTQGRGIFSMEFSHYEEVPRNVAEAIIAKNKGNA, translated from the coding sequence GTGTCACGAACCGTCCCGCTGGAGCGAGTACGCAATATCGGAATTGCCGCCCACATTGATGCGGGTAAGACGACAACAACAGAGCGGATTCTGTTTTATTCAGGCATGGTTCACAAACTGGGTGAAGTGCATGAAGGAACGGCCGTAACAGACTGGATGGCCCAAGAACGGGAACGAGGAATTACGATTACGGCGGCTGCCATCAGCACCAACTGGCGGGAGCACCAAATCAACATCATCGACACCCCCGGCCACGTTGACTTCACCATTGAAGTAGAACGTTCCATGCGGGTATTAGACGGCGTAATTGCTGTATTCTGCTCAGTGGGTGGCGTCCAGCCTCAATCGGAGACGGTTTGGCGGCAAGCCGATCGTTATAAAGTCCCTCGGATTGCCTTTGTCAATAAGATGGATCGCACCGGGTCAAACTTTTATAAAGTTTATAACCAGTTGCGCGATCGCCTCCGTGCCAATGCCGTTCCCGTCCAAATTCCCATTGGTAGCGAAACCGAGTTCAGAGGCATTGTAGATTTGGTGCGGATGCGGGCCAAACTTTACAATGATGACCTCGGTAAAGATATCCAAGAAGTCGAGATTCCTGAAGAACTGCTCGAACAAGCCCAAGAATTTCGGACGAAGCTGGTGGAAGCCGTTGCTGAAACGGACGACACCCTCACCGAAAAATATCTAGAAGGCGAAGAATTTACCGAAGAGGAAATTCGCACCGCCCTGCGTAAAGGCACCGTCGAGGGCACCATCGTACCGATGCTGTGCGGTTCTGCCTTTAAGAATAAAGGCGTTCAATTGCTCCTTGATGCAGTCATTGACTACCTACCCGCTCCGGTTGATGTTCCCCCGATTCAAGGAACCTTGCCGAGTGGCGAAGTTGTCGAGCGTCGCGCTGATGATGAAGCACCCTTCTCAGCACTCGCCTTCAAAATCATGGCCGATCCCTACGGTCGCCTTACCTTTGTGCGCGTTTATTCAGGCGTCCTGCAAAAAGGCAGCTACGTCCTCAACTCCACCAAAGGCAAAAAAGAACGGATTTCTCGCCTCATCGTCCTCAAAGCTGACGATCGCATTGAAGTAGACGAACTGAGAGCCGGCGATCTCGGTGCTGTTCTTGGACTCAAAGACACCTTCACCGGGGATACCCTCTGTACAGAAGGTGCGCCCGTCATTCTGGAATCTCTCTATATTCCAGAACCCGTTATCTCAGTGGCAGTCGAACCCAAGACCAAGCAAGATATGGAGAAGCTTTCCAAAGCCCTCCAGTCCTTGTCTGAAGAAGACCCCACCTTCCGAGTCAGCGTTGACCCAGAAACCAATCAAACCGTGATTGCTGGGATGGGCGAACTTCACCTAGAAATTCTAGTAGACCGAATGCTGCGAGAATTTAAGGTAGAAGCCAACGTTGGCGCGCCTCAAGTGGCTTACCGCGAAACCATTCGTAAAGCCGTTAAAGCTGAGGGCAAATTTATTCGCCAAAGCGGTGGTAAAGGTCAATACGGTCACGTTGTCATTGAGCTTGAACCTGGAGATCCGGGAAGTGGCTTTGAATTCGTCTCAAAAATTGTTGGGGGTTCCGTTCCCAAGGAATATGTCTCTCCAGCAGAACAAGGGATGAAGGAAGCTTGCGAATCGGGCATTTTAGCAGGTTATCCATTGATTGATGTCAAAGCGACCTTAATCGATGGCTCTTACCATGATGTTGACTCTTCGGAAATGGCCTTCAAAATTGCTGGCTCAATGGCAATTAAAGACGGGGTTCACAAAGCCTCGCCGGTATTGCTCGAACCCATGATGAAAGTCGAAGTGGAAGTTCCCGAAGACTTTCTGGGTGATGTGATGGGAGATTTAAACTCTCGTCGCGGCCAAATTGAAGGCATGGGATCGGACTCCGGTATTGCTAAAGTTGCTGCGAAGGTTCCCCTCGCAGAAATGTTTGGCTATGCTACGGATATTCGATCTAAAACCCAAGGTCGGGGGATCTTTTCAATGGAATTCAGCCATTATGAGGAAGTCCCTCGCAACGTGGCAGAAGCCATCATCGCTAAAAACAAAGGGAACGCATAG